The following are encoded together in the Lactuca sativa cultivar Salinas chromosome 1, Lsat_Salinas_v11, whole genome shotgun sequence genome:
- the LOC111913476 gene encoding branched-chain-amino-acid aminotransferase-like protein 2 yields the protein MSEERETEVIHSWSAPRSLSTSLMYSFAQRDDTEVLDEPLYAHYLRVTGVDRPYREELLSKMESDGNKVVKNIIYGPGKKKYRYCKHIAKVRLPGLSDDLTKKGKHFILIRNPIDSLQSFDKVVPSSFHELGLADLVSVYSELSASGKPPPILDVAHLQQHPEAALRGLCEDLDIPFQDSMLKWEAGPKSVDGIWAPWWYKSVHKSTGFVQPVKYRPPFPPSLYDVLEQSLPFYNMLKSHARSTRFQKIPTPSLPVATNEKILVWVGDELLPRDNAMVSVFDSVVQGGDSVWEGLRIYNGKVFKLEEHLDRMFDSAKALAFNNVPTRDEIKEAIFKTLIRNGMFDNAHIRLSLTRGKKVTSGMSPGFNLYGCTLIVLAEWKPPVYDNTKGITLVTATTRRNSPNNLDSKIHHNNLLNNILAKIEGNNANADDAIMLDKDGYVSETNATNIFLVKKGIVMTPHADYCLPGITRATVMELVKKEKLVLVERRISLSEFHTADEVWTTGTMGELSPVVRIDGRVIGDGRVGAITRRLQTSFKKLTTEEELGVPIPAYH from the exons ATGTCGGAAGAGAGAGAAACAGAGGTGATTCATTCATGGTCTGCTCCCAGATCTTTAAGCACCAGCCTCATGTATTCTTTCGCTCAG AGGGATGATACAGAAGTGCTTGATGAACCTCTGTATGCACACTATCTAAGGGTAACAGGGGTTGATAGACCATATAGAGAAGAACTTCTTTCAAAAATG gaGTCTGATGGAAATAAGGTTGTGAAAAACATCATTTATGGTCCTGGAAAAAAGAAGTATCGTTATTGTAAG CATATAGCAAAAGTACGACTGCCTGGATTAAGTGATGATTTGACAAAAAAAGGAAAACACTTTATATTGATTCGGAATCCGATTGATTCATTG CAATCTTTTGACAAGGTTGTCCCTTCATCCTTCCATGAACTAGGGTTAGCAGACCTGGTTTCTGTATACAGTGAACTCTCTGCATCAGGGAAACCCCCTCCTATTCTTGATGTTGCTCATCTTCAACAACACCCTGAG GCTGCATTACGAGGTCTTTGTGAAGATCTTGACATTCCATTCCAAGATTCAATGCTCAA ATGGGAAGCTGGTCCAAAAAGTGTTGATGGGATTTGGGCTCCATGGTGGTACAAAAGTGTGCACAAATCTACAGGCTTTGTACAACCAGTAAAATATCGCCCT CCTTTTCCACCATCACTTTATGATGTGTTGGAGCAAAGTCTACCCTTTTATAACATGCTTAAAAGTCATGCAAGAAGCACAAGATTCCAAAAGATTCCAACACCATCTCTCCCTGTTGCTACCAACGAAAAGATTCTTGTCTGGGTTGGTGATGAACTTTTACCCCGTGACAATGCAATG GTTTCAGTATTTGACTCAGTTGTCCAAGGTGGTGATTCGGTATGGGAAGGACTTAGAATTTATAATGGGAAAGTTTTTAAACTTGAAGAACATTTAGACAGGATGTTTGACTCAGCAAAAGCTCTAGCTTTCAACAATGTCCCAACTCGTGATGAG ATTAAGGAGGCTATATTCAAGACTCTGATTAGAAACGGGATGTTTGACAATGCACATATCCGTTTAAGTCTGACACGTGGCAAAAAGGTGACATCAGGGATGAGCCCTGGTTTCAATCTTTATGGATGCACCTTAATTG TTCTTGCAGAGTGGAAACCACCAGTGTATGACAATACAAAGGGAATTACTTTAGTAACTGCCACCACTCGGCGTAATTCACCAAAC AATTTGGATTCCAAGATTCACCATAACAACCTCCTGAATAATATACTCGCAAAG ATAGAAGGGAACAATGCAAATGCTGATGATGCGATCATGCTTGACAAAGATGGTTATGTGTCTGAAACAAATGCTACAAACATT TTCTTGGTGAAGAAAGGTATTGTAATGACACCTCATGCTGATTATTGTCTTCCTGGCATCACTCGGGCAACT GTGATGGAGCTTGTAAAGAAGGAAAAGTTGGTTTTGGTGGAACGTCGCATCAGTCTATCAGAGTTCCATACTGCTGATGAG